ATCTCCAGGACGTGCCGCAGATGGCGGTGGGGCTGCTTTTCGTTGGGATCGCGATCGACCTTGAACTGGGTAGCGACAACGCCTTTCTTCTTCACTTTCTCCACGCCGACGGTGTAGCCGGAGATGCCGAGCGAATCGAGGGCGGCGCGCAACTTGTCGAAGTCGAGTCCGAGATCGAGGAGTGCGCCGACCGTCATGTCGCCGCTGATGCCGCTGAAGCAATCGAAATAGAGTGTCTTCATGTTTCCTTCGTTTCGTGTTGAGGAGCTCTGTCGGCCAACCGGTTAATCATCGCGGCAAGCATTCCCGCCCCGAAACCGTTGTCGATATTGACGACGGATACGCCCGTTGCGCAGGAATTCAGCAT
This sequence is a window from Candidatus Hydrogenedentota bacterium. Protein-coding genes within it:
- a CDS encoding LarC family nickel insertion protein, with product MKTLYFDCFSGISGDMTVGALLDLGLDFDKLRAALDSLGISGYTVGVEKVKKKGVVATQFKVDRDPNEKQPHRHLRHVLE